In Sphingomonas sp. SORGH_AS_0950, the following are encoded in one genomic region:
- a CDS encoding multidrug effflux MFS transporter gives MSESRSADPATPVAADTPGAPIGFVEFVLLIAALMALTALGIDSMLPALPAIGEALNASPTQRPFVVTAFLIGFGVAQLVHGPLADRYGRRRVLIVALVIYIVANGAAAMAGSFLLLMVARVCAGAAIAATRVATVALVRDCYHGRAMAQVMSIAFMVFMVVPILAPAFGELVLLFGNWRLIFWTIAGLATLVLIWFAVRMPETLKPEARLPISLGRIWRGWRQTAADRLSLGYTLAATALMAALYGYLNSVQPIMAVTFGREKLLALIFATTSVTMAAANLLNSRIVMRLGTRLISHSSVTILIVVSALHLAIAWFGGESLVVFAVLQAITMACFGLATSNFSAMAMENMGGIAGTASSVQGFASVTIGSVIGAGIGQAFDGTTRPLTLGFLVAGCAAFAFVFATERGRMFRPL, from the coding sequence ATGTCCGAATCCCGTTCCGCTGATCCGGCGACCCCCGTCGCCGCCGACACCCCCGGCGCGCCCATCGGCTTTGTCGAATTCGTCCTGCTGATCGCGGCGCTGATGGCGCTGACCGCGCTGGGGATCGATTCGATGCTGCCCGCGCTGCCCGCCATCGGCGAGGCGCTGAACGCGTCGCCCACCCAGCGGCCCTTCGTCGTCACCGCCTTCCTGATCGGGTTCGGCGTGGCGCAGCTGGTGCATGGGCCGCTGGCGGACCGTTACGGGCGGCGGCGGGTGCTGATCGTGGCGCTGGTCATCTATATCGTCGCCAATGGCGCGGCGGCGATGGCGGGCAGCTTCCTGCTGCTGATGGTCGCGCGCGTCTGTGCGGGCGCGGCGATCGCGGCGACGCGGGTGGCGACGGTGGCGCTGGTTCGCGACTGCTATCATGGTCGCGCCATGGCGCAGGTCATGTCGATCGCCTTCATGGTGTTCATGGTGGTGCCGATCCTGGCGCCCGCTTTCGGTGAGCTGGTGCTCTTGTTCGGCAACTGGCGGCTGATCTTCTGGACCATTGCGGGCCTCGCCACGCTGGTGCTGATCTGGTTCGCGGTCCGCATGCCCGAGACGCTGAAGCCCGAGGCGCGGCTGCCGATCTCGCTCGGCCGGATCTGGCGCGGCTGGCGGCAGACGGCGGCCGACCGGCTGTCGCTGGGCTATACGCTGGCGGCGACCGCGCTGATGGCGGCGCTCTATGGCTATCTCAACTCGGTGCAGCCGATCATGGCGGTGACGTTCGGGCGCGAGAAGCTGCTCGCGCTGATCTTCGCCACCACCTCGGTGACGATGGCGGCGGCCAATCTGCTCAACTCGCGGATCGTCATGCGGCTGGGCACGCGGCTGATCAGCCACAGCTCGGTGACGATCCTGATCGTCGTATCGGCGCTGCATCTGGCGATCGCTTGGTTTGGCGGCGAGTCGCTGGTCGTGTTCGCGGTGCTTCAGGCGATCACCATGGCCTGTTTCGGTCTGGCGACCTCCAATTTCTCGGCGATGGCGATGGAGAATATGGGCGGTATCGCGGGCACCGCGTCGAGCGTGCAGGGATTTGCCAGCGTCACCATCGGGTCGGTGATCGGCGCCGGGATCGGCCAGGCCTTTGACGGGACGACCCGGCCCTTGACGCTGGGCTTCCTGGTGGCGGGATGCGCGGCCTTCGCCTTCGTGTTCGCGACCGAGCGCGGGCGGATGTTCCGTCCCCTCTGA
- a CDS encoding DNA primase: MGGHQVSSQGPGDDGWDEEGYDESQRAEILEATRDGPSDGVLITDIDPDLGDDTVEDEPIDELDMDSEEVGESDASVDMSAEDIDEDDLQEDFEDDTVADGDIDEADDAALRP, translated from the coding sequence ATGGGCGGACATCAGGTTTCCAGCCAGGGACCCGGCGACGACGGCTGGGACGAGGAAGGCTATGACGAGAGCCAGCGTGCCGAAATCCTGGAGGCGACGCGCGACGGCCCCAGCGATGGCGTGCTGATCACCGATATCGACCCCGATCTGGGCGACGATACGGTGGAGGACGAACCGATCGACGAACTCGACATGGACTCCGAAGAGGTCGGCGAGAGCGACGCCTCGGTCGACATGAGTGCCGAGGACATCGACGAGGACGATCTCCAGGAGGATTTCGAGGACGACACCGTCGCCGACGGCGATATCGACGAAGCCGACGACGCCGCGCTGCGGCCATGA
- a CDS encoding MliC family protein produces the protein MNRLPVALAAGGIVLVGCSTMPDPRSSMPPMVSTDFRCENGSRFWVRFDNRDDSALMRLDGDLAIRLTGQPVASGIHYAGFGHDLRGKGGEVVLTRPTGDSFRCQAVR, from the coding sequence ATGAACCGCCTGCCAGTCGCGCTGGCGGCCGGGGGGATCGTGCTGGTCGGCTGTTCGACCATGCCCGATCCCCGCTCCTCGATGCCGCCGATGGTCTCGACCGATTTCCGGTGCGAGAATGGCAGCCGCTTCTGGGTCCGTTTCGACAATCGCGATGACAGCGCGCTGATGCGGCTGGACGGCGATCTCGCGATACGCCTGACCGGTCAGCCGGTCGCGTCCGGGATCCATTATGCCGGGTTCGGTCATGACCTGCGCGGGAAGGGGGGTGAGGTTGTTTTGACACGCCCCACCGGCGATTCCTTCCGCTGCCAGGCCGTCCGCTGA
- a CDS encoding outer membrane protein has product MRKLSLVAAAAAAFVAVPAMAQDMNTTDTTAAAPAPAADTATAPDGTRAFGIEPYVAVMGGWEQFDRQSVAGIPTQPKGYNLDGALVEGIVGFNVPLGPVFVGAEGAVAKGVSGDIDWQYGAYGRAGFRAGESGLFYGKVGYRWNNFHNFAPGVAGDLKRDYHATVYGVGAEVGPKDIGLGGLTGNSGLRLRLEVSTFDDAHSFRPMAGVVAHF; this is encoded by the coding sequence ATGCGTAAGCTTTCCCTCGTCGCCGCTGCGGCGGCCGCGTTCGTTGCCGTGCCTGCCATGGCACAGGACATGAACACCACCGACACGACGGCTGCGGCACCCGCCCCGGCCGCCGACACCGCGACCGCTCCCGATGGCACCCGCGCCTTCGGTATCGAGCCGTACGTCGCGGTCATGGGTGGTTGGGAGCAGTTCGATCGCCAGTCGGTCGCCGGCATTCCCACGCAGCCCAAGGGCTATAACCTGGACGGCGCGCTGGTCGAGGGCATCGTCGGCTTCAACGTGCCGCTGGGCCCGGTGTTCGTCGGCGCCGAGGGCGCGGTCGCCAAGGGCGTGTCGGGCGACATCGACTGGCAGTATGGCGCCTATGGCCGCGCGGGCTTCCGCGCCGGTGAGAGCGGCCTGTTCTACGGCAAGGTCGGCTATCGCTGGAACAACTTCCACAACTTCGCTCCGGGCGTCGCTGGCGACCTGAAGCGTGACTATCACGCGACCGTCTATGGCGTCGGCGCCGAAGTCGGCCCGAAGGACATCGGTCTGGGCGGCTTGACCGGCAACTCGGGTCTGCGCCTCCGTCTGGAAGTCTCGACCTTCGACGACGCGCACTCCTTCCGTCCGATGGCGGGTGTCGTCGCACACTTCTGA
- a CDS encoding HNH endonuclease encodes MTGRVKRKVGLAAAAQRVERAPPRSCALCDRPLGAKVEWHHLVPKSEGGRETVPVHPICHRTIHATFSNAELARGFSDFAVLRAHPEMARFLRWIAGKPADFHAPTRAAR; translated from the coding sequence ATGACCGGACGGGTAAAACGCAAGGTGGGACTGGCGGCCGCCGCCCAACGGGTCGAGCGGGCACCGCCGCGATCCTGCGCGCTGTGCGACCGGCCGCTGGGGGCGAAGGTGGAATGGCACCACCTCGTCCCCAAGAGCGAAGGCGGGCGCGAGACGGTGCCGGTTCATCCCATCTGTCACCGGACCATCCATGCGACCTTTTCCAACGCGGAACTGGCGCGGGGGTTTTCGGACTTCGCGGTACTGCGGGCGCATCCGGAGATGGCGCGGTTCCTGCGGTGGATTGCCGGGAAACCGGCGGACTTCCATGCGCCGACGCGGGCGGCGCGGTGA
- a CDS encoding ribonucleotide-diphosphate reductase subunit beta — MPLLQASKQYKPFEYPWAFEFWKRQQQLHWLPEEVPLGEDCRDWAQKLTDHERNLLTQIFRFFTQADVEVQDCYHEKYGRVFKPTEIKMMLTAFSNMETVHIAAYSHLLDTIGMPESEYGAFLEYAEMKDKHDYMQNFGVDSDEDIARTLAMFGGFTEGVQLFASFAMLMNFPRFNKMKGMGQIVSWSVRDESLHCEGIIRMFHAFCQERQCLTKAVKDDIADVCQTTIRLEDNFIDLAFEMGPVEGMKPKEIKKYIRYIADWRLGQLGLKPIYMIDEHPLPWLTPLLNGVEHANFFETRATEYSKAATRGQWNDVWDAFDTRQKAKTAKAANEEPGETGDMFSAAGVAAE, encoded by the coding sequence ATGCCACTTCTCCAAGCCTCCAAGCAGTATAAGCCCTTCGAATACCCCTGGGCGTTCGAGTTCTGGAAGCGTCAGCAACAGCTCCACTGGCTACCCGAAGAGGTGCCGCTGGGCGAGGATTGCCGCGACTGGGCGCAGAAGCTGACCGATCATGAGCGCAACCTGCTGACCCAGATCTTCCGCTTCTTCACCCAGGCGGACGTCGAGGTGCAGGACTGCTATCACGAGAAATATGGCCGGGTGTTCAAGCCGACCGAGATCAAGATGATGCTGACCGCCTTCTCCAACATGGAGACGGTGCACATCGCGGCGTACAGCCATCTGCTCGACACGATCGGCATGCCCGAGAGCGAATATGGTGCCTTCCTCGAATATGCCGAGATGAAGGACAAGCATGACTACATGCAGAATTTCGGCGTCGACAGCGACGAGGACATCGCCCGCACCCTGGCGATGTTCGGCGGCTTCACCGAGGGCGTCCAGCTGTTCGCGTCCTTCGCGATGCTGATGAACTTCCCGCGCTTCAACAAGATGAAGGGCATGGGCCAGATCGTCAGCTGGTCGGTGCGCGACGAGAGCCTGCACTGTGAAGGCATCATCCGCATGTTCCACGCCTTCTGCCAGGAGCGCCAGTGCCTGACCAAGGCGGTGAAGGACGACATCGCCGATGTGTGCCAGACGACGATCCGCCTGGAGGATAATTTCATCGACCTCGCCTTTGAAATGGGCCCGGTCGAGGGGATGAAGCCCAAGGAGATCAAGAAGTATATCCGCTACATCGCCGACTGGCGCCTGGGCCAGCTGGGCCTGAAGCCGATCTACATGATCGATGAGCATCCGCTGCCCTGGCTGACCCCGCTGCTCAACGGCGTGGAGCATGCGAACTTCTTCGAGACGCGCGCCACCGAATATTCGAAGGCGGCGACGCGCGGCCAGTGGAACGACGTCTGGGACGCGTTCGACACGCGGCAAAAGGCCAAGACCGCCAAGGCGGCGAACGAGGAGCCGGGCGAGACCGGCGACATGTTCTCGGCCGCAGGCGTCGCGGCGGAGTGA
- a CDS encoding DUF2171 domain-containing protein — MVDVSQIKEHAEVIGADGVHVGTVDHVQGDRIKLTKNDSPQTEDGQGAKHHYLPIGLVAEVEGDQVRLSATAQNAVDQFEEAE; from the coding sequence ATGGTCGATGTCAGCCAGATCAAGGAACATGCCGAAGTCATCGGTGCGGACGGCGTCCATGTCGGGACGGTCGATCATGTCCAGGGCGACCGCATCAAGCTGACCAAGAACGACAGCCCCCAGACCGAGGACGGGCAGGGCGCCAAGCATCATTACCTGCCGATCGGCCTGGTCGCCGAGGTCGAGGGCGATCAGGTCCGCCTGTCGGCGACCGCGCAGAACGCCGTCGACCAGTTCGAAGAGGCGGAGTGA
- a CDS encoding endonuclease domain-containing protein codes for MRGNAQGLTKRQLLPATTVTRSRELRQNAGEPERRLWRALRESLPILKFRRQVPIGPYHADFCSHAARLIVEIDGDDHAVKSESDAARTRFLKHEGYDVIRFANADVMTNLDGVVAAIGVRIAHRQKGRP; via the coding sequence GTGAGGGGCAATGCTCAGGGCCTGACCAAGCGCCAGCTGCTCCCCGCCACCACCGTCACCCGCTCGCGCGAGCTGCGTCAGAATGCCGGCGAACCCGAACGCCGACTATGGCGTGCCTTGCGTGAATCGTTGCCGATCCTGAAGTTTCGCCGTCAGGTTCCGATCGGCCCGTACCACGCGGATTTCTGCTCGCACGCGGCACGGTTGATCGTCGAGATCGACGGCGATGACCATGCCGTGAAGTCGGAAAGCGACGCCGCACGCACTCGCTTCCTCAAACATGAAGGCTATGACGTGATCCGTTTCGCCAATGCCGATGTGATGACCAACCTCGACGGTGTCGTGGCGGCGATCGGCGTGCGGATCGCGCACAGGCAAAAGGGCCGCCCATGA
- a CDS encoding ribonucleoside-diphosphate reductase subunit alpha, producing the protein MAADIAAPTPTPADTKSVRPQPYPVEVDHARDARLTDFGKETLNDRYLLPGESYQDLFVRVASAYADNAEHAQRLYDYISKLWFMPATPVLSNGGTGRGLPISCYLNSVPDSLDGIVTTWNENVWLASRGGGIGTYWGQVRGIGEPVGLNGKTSGIIPFVRVMDSLTLAISQGSLRRGSAACYLDISHPEIEEFLEIRKPSGDFNRKALNLHHGVLIPDAFMEAVRDGAEWHLKSPKTGEVRATVDARALFQKLVETRLATGEPYIVFADHVNKNMPKHHRELGLKVSTSNLCSEITLPTGIDHKGKDRTAVCCLSSLNLETWDEWKDDKQFIEDVMRFLDNVLQDYIDRHEPGMERAAYSAGRERSVGLGVMGFHSFLQARGIPFEGAMAKSWNLRMFKHINAQVNQASMTLAVERGPCPDAADVGVMERFSCKMAIAPTASISIICGGTSACIEPIPANIYTHKTLSGSFSVKNAYLEKLLIEKSKNSDAVWNSILEHGGSVQHLDFLSQEEKDTFKTSFEIDQRWLLELAGDRTPYIDQAQSLNLFIPADVEKWDLLMLHFRAWELGIKSLYYLRSKSVQRAGFAGSGGVEADNTISAPKFEIGETTDYDECLACQ; encoded by the coding sequence ATGGCGGCGGACATTGCCGCCCCGACCCCGACGCCCGCCGACACCAAGTCGGTCCGGCCGCAGCCCTATCCGGTCGAGGTCGACCATGCCCGCGACGCGCGGCTGACCGATTTCGGCAAGGAAACGCTGAACGACCGCTACCTCCTGCCCGGCGAAAGCTATCAGGACCTGTTCGTGCGCGTCGCCTCGGCCTATGCCGACAATGCCGAGCATGCGCAGCGGCTGTACGACTATATCTCCAAGCTGTGGTTCATGCCCGCCACGCCCGTCCTGTCGAACGGCGGCACGGGTCGCGGCCTGCCGATCAGCTGCTACCTCAACTCGGTGCCCGACAGCCTGGACGGCATCGTCACCACCTGGAACGAGAATGTGTGGCTCGCCTCGCGCGGCGGCGGCATCGGCACCTATTGGGGCCAGGTGCGCGGCATCGGCGAGCCGGTCGGCCTGAACGGCAAGACCAGCGGCATCATCCCCTTCGTCCGCGTGATGGACTCGCTGACGCTGGCGATCAGCCAGGGTAGCCTGCGTCGCGGTTCGGCCGCCTGCTATCTCGACATCTCGCACCCCGAGATCGAGGAGTTCCTGGAAATCCGGAAACCGTCCGGCGACTTCAACCGCAAGGCGCTGAACCTCCACCACGGCGTGCTGATCCCCGACGCCTTCATGGAGGCGGTGCGCGACGGCGCCGAATGGCATCTGAAGAGCCCGAAGACCGGCGAGGTCCGCGCCACGGTCGACGCCCGCGCGCTGTTCCAGAAGCTGGTCGAGACCCGTCTGGCGACCGGCGAGCCGTACATCGTCTTCGCCGACCATGTGAACAAGAACATGCCCAAGCACCACCGCGAGCTGGGGCTGAAGGTGTCGACCTCGAACCTGTGTTCGGAAATCACCCTGCCGACCGGCATCGACCATAAGGGCAAGGACCGCACCGCGGTGTGCTGCCTGTCGTCGCTGAACCTGGAAACCTGGGACGAGTGGAAGGACGACAAGCAGTTCATCGAGGACGTGATGCGCTTCCTCGACAACGTCCTGCAGGACTATATCGACCGCCACGAGCCGGGCATGGAGCGAGCCGCCTATTCGGCCGGTCGCGAGCGATCGGTGGGCCTGGGCGTGATGGGCTTCCACAGCTTCCTCCAGGCGCGCGGCATCCCCTTCGAGGGCGCCATGGCCAAGTCGTGGAACCTGCGGATGTTCAAGCACATCAACGCGCAGGTGAACCAGGCGTCGATGACCCTGGCGGTCGAACGCGGCCCCTGCCCCGACGCGGCCGACGTGGGCGTGATGGAGCGTTTCAGCTGCAAGATGGCGATCGCGCCGACCGCGTCGATCAGCATCATCTGCGGCGGCACCAGCGCGTGCATCGAGCCGATCCCGGCGAACATCTATACCCACAAGACGCTGTCGGGGTCGTTCTCGGTCAAGAACGCCTATCTCGAAAAGCTGCTGATCGAGAAGTCGAAGAACTCGGATGCGGTGTGGAACTCGATCCTCGAACATGGCGGCTCGGTCCAGCATCTCGACTTCCTGAGCCAGGAAGAGAAGGACACGTTCAAGACCTCGTTCGAGATCGACCAGCGCTGGCTGCTCGAACTGGCGGGGGATCGCACGCCCTATATCGACCAGGCGCAGTCGCTGAACCTGTTCATCCCGGCGGATGTGGAGAAGTGGGACCTGCTGATGCTCCACTTCCGCGCCTGGGAGCTGGGCATCAAGTCGCTCTATTATCTGCGGTCGAAGTCGGTGCAGCGCGCCGGTTTCGCAGGGAGCGGCGGCGTCGAGGCGGACAACACGATCAGCGCACCGAAGTTCGAGATCGGCGAGACGACCGATTACGACGAGTGCTTGGCCTGTCAGTGA